In Henckelia pumila isolate YLH828 unplaced genomic scaffold, ASM3356847v2 CTG_80:::fragment_1, whole genome shotgun sequence, one genomic interval encodes:
- the LOC140873624 gene encoding homeobox-leucine zipper protein HAT14-like — protein MELALSLGDTPMKPFSFLEKSQDSRLVGDQDQLGFCMAVAKLTTSDPAEKDHVSHDHPPVQLDLMPFSPVHRSQPSVLLTKFPLPWLTQSCALMGEPRSGSEANRRTGSLVNENPREDKILEGGGGGGGAAVSSFQMDSSSVLIRNGKRDFDCLASWNYNEQLVDSGGDGGGSSSRGSDEEYDQNGVSRKKLRLTKEQSSFLEDSFKEHNTLNPRQKLALAKQLNLRPRQVEVWFQNRRARTKLKQTEVDCEYLKRCCERLTEENRRLQKELQELRALKASQPFYDHLPPTTLTMCPSCERVATTTNTAAAAVSATVAANTELFLASKTADQATS, from the exons ATGGAGTTGGCTCTGAGTTTAGGCGACACCCCAATGAAGCCCTTTTCTTTTCTTGAAAAATCACAAGATTCCCGTCTTGTTGGTGATCAAGATCAGTTAGGTTTCTGCATGGCCGTCGCGAAACTCACCACTTCTGACCCAGCAGAAAAAGACCATGTTTCCCACGATCATCCGCCGGTTCAGCTCGATCTCATGCCTTTTTCTCCGGTTCACAGGAGTCAACCATCTGTACTACTCACCAAGTTCCCTTTACCATGGCTCACACAGAGCTGCGCCT TGATGGGTGAACCGAGAAGTGGGTCGGAGGCGAACCGGAGAACCGGCTCGTTGGTGAATGAAAACCCTCGTGAGGATAAGATATTGgaaggtggtggtggtggtggtggtgccGCTGTTTCTAGTTTTCAGATGGATTCTTCTTCGGTGTTAATTAGAAATGGGAAGAGGGATTTCGATTGTTTGGCTTCTTGGAATTACAACGAACAATTAGTGGACAGTGGCGGCGATGGAGGTGGCTCTAGCTCCAGAGGAAGTGATGAGGAATATGATCAAAATGGTGTTTCCAGGAAAAAACTCAGACTCACCAAAGAACAGTCTTCTTTTCTTGAAGACAGTTTCAAAGAACACAACACACTCAACCCT AGGCAAAAGCTTGCGCTGGCAAAGCAGTTGAATCTCCGTCCCCGACAAGTGGAAGTATGGTTCCAGAACAGACGAGCAAG AACGAAATTGAAGCAGACGGAGGTGGATTGTGAGTATTTAAAGAGGTGTTGTGAGAGATTGACGGAAGAGAACAGAAGGTTGCAGAAGGAGCTTCAAGAATTAAGAGCTCTCAAAGCTTCACAGCCATTTTACGACCACTTACCTCCAACCACTCTAACAATGTGCCCCTCCTGCGAAAGGGTGGCCACCACCACCAACACCGCAGCCGCCGCCGTTTCCGCCACGGTGGCTGCTAATACAGAGCTCTTTTTAGCTAGCAAAACCGCCGATCAGGCTACTTCTTGA
- the LOC140873737 gene encoding uncharacterized protein produces the protein MARIGEGDKRWIVEDRPDGTNVHNWHWSETNCLDWSRNFFKNLLCNKNLISGEGNLYIRTKNLEKLEGEAYVNVRKGKIIPGYELNLVLSYVAEAKDSDKDSVILSTEGSVEVPYISDENAGEDPEIRVTIKDDGPVGKRLKEAFLAKGKPFVFEKIREYVDAMAKGGPAKDDLEVKKVVAKKASSFSPSTDVANVGNNSAVKESKKEEKKREGFKTITMSEKFYCRAKDMYEILMDENRWKGFTQSNASISKEVGGEFSIFDGSVTGRNLELQEGKFIVQNWRFGSWPDGIVSKVRLTFEEPEPSVTIVKLTHTDIPEEDRYGNATVVENTERGWRDLIFHKIRAVFGFGM, from the exons ATGGCGAGAATCGGCGAGGGCGATAAGCGCTGGATTGTGGAGGATCGTCCCGACGGTACCAATGTCCACAACTGGCATTGGTCCGAAACCAATTGCCTAGATTGGTCGAGGAATTTCTTCAAGAATCTACTTTGCAACAAAAACTTAATCTCGGGCGAGGGAAATCTCTATATCAGGACCAAGAATCTAGAAAAGCTTGAAGGCGAAGCCTATGTTAATGTTCGCAAAGGGAAGATAATACCTGGGTATGAGCTTAATCTGGTTCTTTCCTACGTTGCGGAGGCCAAGGATTCTGATAAAGATTCCGTGATTTTGTCCACCGAGGGTTCTGTTGAAGTGCCCTATATTTCTGATGAGAACGCCGGTGAGGATCCTGAAATTAGGGTTACTATCAAGGATGATGGGCCGGTGGGGAAAAGATTGAAGGAGGCGTTTCTTGCCAAGGGGAAGCCGTTTGTGTTTGAGAAGATTAGAGAGTATGTTGATGCAATGGCTAAAGGTGGGCCTGCTAAGGACGACTTGGAGGTTAAGAAGGTTGTGGCGAAGAAAGCCAGTTCTTTTTCGCCCTCTACCGATGTGGCTAATGTCGGGAACAATAGTGCTGTGAAGGAGAGCAAGAAGGAGGAAAAGAAAAGGGAAGGATTTAAGACGATAACGATGAGCGAGAAGTTCTACTGTCGGGCAAAAGATATGTACGAGATTTTGATGGACGAGAATAGGTGGAAGGGGTTCACTCAGAGCAATGCAAGCATAAGTAAAGAGGTGGGGGGAGAGTTCAGTATTTTCGACGGATCGGTGACTGGTAGGAATCTGGAGTTGCAAGAGGGCAAGTTCATTGTTCAGAATTGGCGGTTTGGTAGCTGGCCGGATGGCATAGTGTCCAAG GTGCGTCTTACTTTTGAGGAGCCTGAACCTAGCGTGACAATTGTCAAGCTCACACACACGGATATACCTGAGGAAGATAG ATATGGAAATGCAACGGTGGTGGAAAATACTGAGAGAGGATGGCGGGATCTTATTTTCCACAAAATACGGGCAGTTTTTGGCTTTGGAATGTGA
- the LOC140873625 gene encoding large ribosomal subunit protein eL21z/eL21y-like yields MPAGHGLRSRTRDLFARAFRKKGPTHLTTYLRTYKVGDYVDVKVNGSIHKGMPHKFYHGRTGRVWNVTKRAIGVEVNKQVGNRIIKKRLHVRVEHVQPSRCHEDILLRIKKNDQLKAEAKAQGKIISTKRQPEGPKPGFMVVEGALLETVTPIPYDVVNDLKGGY; encoded by the exons ATGCCGGCGGGACACGGATTGAGGTCGCGTACTCGGGATCTGTTCGCTCGTGCTTTCAGGAAGAAGGGTCCCACACATCTCACCACCTACCTTCGGACCTACAAGGTCGGGGATTACGTAGATGTTAAGGTAAACGGGTCGATTCACAAGGGTATGCCACACAAGTTCTATCATGGAAGaacgggtcgggtctggaacgTTACCAAGCGCGCCATCGGCGTTGAAGTCAACAAGCAG GTTGGTAACAGAATCATAAAGAAAAGATTACATGTTCGTGTGGAACATGTTCAGCCATCACGTTGCCATGAGGACATCCTTCTGAGGATCAAGAAGAATGATCAATTGAAGGCCGAGGCCAAGGCACAAGGTAAAATTATTAGCACAAAGAGGCAGCCAGAGGGTCCCAAACCTGGTTTTATGGTGGTGGAGGGTGCTTTGCTAGAGACCGTCACTCCCATCCCGTACGACGTGGTCAATGACCTCAAGGGTGGTTACTAA